In Odontesthes bonariensis isolate fOdoBon6 chromosome 20, fOdoBon6.hap1, whole genome shotgun sequence, a genomic segment contains:
- the cpa6 gene encoding carboxypeptidase A6 has translation MVRWTVKCLFVVDLHPENYLPSLKCGSRMTLDHKRAFRASVLLACVIICSNVLCPVGAYLYNNRYAGDQVFRITPSNYEEVGALRKILGQMKVDFWQPNRASLIHQNATVDVHVKRNDTQGLHTRLKQERIDYRVFISNLQKEIEKQTGYRSSRKRRSESQYDYEVYHSLEEIQNWMFEMNRTHPDLISMFSIGKSYEGRRLYVLQLGKRSRPQKKAVWIDCGVHAREWIGPAFCQWFVKEAIGSYQHDSVMTRLLNQLSFYIMPVFNVDGYRFSWNTDRFWRKTRSKIHKFHCRGVDANRNWKVKWCDEGASSHPCDDTYCGPFPESEPEVKAVAKFLRKHKKRMKAYISIHAYAQMLLYPYSYKYATIPNFDCVEAAAQNAVSALYSAYGVRYRYGPASTTLYVTSGSSIDWAYRNGIPYAFAFELRDTGYFGFLLPESLINPTCTETMRAVKAIASGLLKKCDTDRNRFPYI, from the exons ATGGTGCGCTGGACCGTTAAGTGTCTCTTTGTAGTTGACCTGCATCCTGAAAACTATCTTCCGTCTCTGAAGTGCGGGTCAAGGATGACTCTTGACCATAAGAGAGCTTTTCGCGCCTCCGTTTTACTGGCGTGTGTGATAATCTGCAGTAACGTGCTATGTCCCGTCGGAGCGTATCTCTACAACAACCGCTACGCAGG CGATCAAGTCTTCAGGATCACTCCAAGTAATTACGAGGAGGTCGGAGCCCTGAGGAAAATTCTGGGACAGATGAAG GTGGACTTTTGGCAGCCCAACCGTGCTTCTCTAATCCACCAAAATGCCACCGTGGACGTTCATGTGAAACGCAATGACACACAGGGTTTGCATACACGCTTGAAGCAGGAAAGAATTGATTATAG GGTATTTATCTCCAATCTACAGAAAGAAATTGAAAAGCAGACGGGTTATCGCTCCTCACGCAAGCGGAGGTCAGAGTCTCAGTATGACTACGAGGTTTACCACTCTCTGGAAGAG ATCCAGAACTGGATGTTTGAAATGAACAGAACCCATCCCGACCTGATATCTATGTTCTCCATTGGGAAGTCGTATGAAGGAAGACGTCTTTATGTGCTTCAG CTAGGAAAGAGAAGTCGTCCGCAGAAGAAAGCCGTGTGGATCGACTGTGGCGTTCACGCCAGAGAGTGGATAGGACCTGCCTTCTGCCAGTGGTTTGTCAAAGAG GCCATCGGCTCGTACCAGCATGATTCTGTGATGACACGACTCCTCAACCAGCTCAGCTTCTACATCATGCCCGTCTTCAATGTGGATGGGTATCGTTTCAGCTGGAACACG GATCGGTTCTGGAGGAAGACTCGGTCAAAAATCCACAAGTTCCACTGCAGAGGAGTGGACGCTAACAGAAACTGGAAGGTGAAATGGTGCG ATGAGGGTGCCTCCTCTCATCCATGCGACGACACCTATTGTGGCCCCTTCCCTGAATCtgaaccggaagtcaaagcCGTCGCCAAGTTCCTCCGCAAGCATAAGAAGCGCATGAAAGCATACATATCCATCCACGCATACGCACAGATGCTGCTTTACCCGTACTCCTACAAGTATGCCACGATCCCCAACTTCGACTGTGTG GAAGCAGCAGCTCAAAACGCAGTGTCAGCTTTGTATTCTGCCTACGGAGTGAGGTATAGATATGGACCTGCTTCCACGACCCTTT ATGTTACCTCTGGTAGCTCTATCGACTGGGCCTACAGGAATGGGATCCCCTATGCCTTTGCATTTGAGCTGAGGGATACAGgatactttggtttcctcctgccCGAATCGCTGATCAACCCCACCTGCACTGAGACCATGAGAGCTGTGAAAGCCATCGCATCAGGTCTGCTGAAGAAGTGTGACACCGACAGGAACAGATTTCCATATATATGA